CTCCCCTtaaaacaagaagaaaagaagacagcCTTACAAAGTATGTGTCTGTATACACAGACACTCTATTCGAGGCTAAAATTAATTACAGACACACAACCAGTTCGAGTTGATTTCTGTTACTATTCTAAACCATGTTTCGTAATTTACCACCATGGCGACTAATCAGTGAACAAAAACATGGCTACGATTCCATTGGTGCATGCACACGGTATTTTTAGTCCCTACGAATGGTTATCGGCAGGACCCAAAGGTACTCTACTATTAATCAGGATATACCTTAATACCTACCTAAAACCACGTTGAACGAATCATATCTATCACTGTCTCTGCAGCAGGTCATGGCATTGTCAACCTTACATAAGCTCCTCTGTTTAATCCATCTGAGTGGCCAGCTGCATGTCATTGACACTGCAATCTTAGTTCCCTAGAGCCATTGTTGGCAGATTAACCTCCAATCACCAGAACATACGTAGCATCGAGCTGTAGAGACGGCCTCAGAGTGGAGCCTCACTGCACTTTTAGTTCCCCCGAACGGTTATCATGAACTATCTCTACTGGCATTGTAGAGTTCGATAGCCCTCGAGCAACACTGCACTTTTAGTTCCCCCGTGGCATTATCGCATAATCTCAGTATCTCCCACTGAGCAGAATAAATAGTCAGGAAATGGAGGCCACCACTCCAACCCCTGCAGTAGAGACCCACTACTACCAAAATCTCGGATTGTGGAGCAACACTGCACTTTTAGTTCTCCCGTGGCATTATCGCATAATCTCGGTGTCTCCCACTGAAAAGAATAGCCAGTCAGGGTGGAGGCTACCGATCCAATTCCTGGAGCATCTCCCGTCAGCATCAATGCTGTTAGTTCTACACTGCAATTTTAGTTTCCACGAGTGATTAGTAGCATGCCGGGTACCCAGTACTCTTCCAGATTCGGAATAACATCGTACCTCCCTAAATCATCCGGATCAGGTATGGTCTTCTTACACTGTACTGCAATTTTGGTGTCCTGGAGGCATTATCAGCTTACCTAAGCCCGGAGAGGTCCCTTATTGTAGCGAGGGCAAAGAAGGTCCAGCGCTTGTATCAATCGTGACTCGTCTGTATTATTTTCTACTTCGGTAGTGACAATGGGATAAGAgttagaatattatatttactagaatatatagtCCCACATGAATATTTTCCTCACACTGTTAACTTATATCAAGAAACTATTCGGATAGAATGGCAGGATAGTAGGTAGTCAACCAAGTTTATCATTGCATCTTGGCGCTGGCACTGGACGTATAGGCCCTCTGGGAGGTGGACTTTTCCGTATTATCATATTATGGTTTATTTGTTATCAGTGAGAGATATTGTTCCTTCGAGTGATATTTCGGTAGTGTGACTGACTGGATTAGAATCATGGGGCTTCGATAAATTGCCAACATTAAAGCGCGGGATCGTTAGGGTTAAGCGAAAGTGGAGGGTGCCGACAACAATGAACCAAACTAGTAACCTCGACCAGAGGTCCTGAGCGCTCCTCCGTCCTGAGCTTGAGTAAAGTCTATTATCAGGAACCTTCTCGCTACCTAACCCTAAGCTTGTGGACGAACCGATTCTCCGGTCGAGTTGCAACAAATGGCCCCCATAGTTTATTTAGACGGTTGAGACTGTCCCATCTCCTTTCAAAGCTTCTTGACCTCATGATAGACAGTCCCATACGAAAAAATCGCTAGAATATCCTCACCGTTCGCGTCACTTTTCCGATTCAGACATCAGAGTTTGACCGTCGTTGATCGCCGTCGACTGGAGGGCCGGCAACCCATAAAGTACGCCACCCCCAGATCCTCCATTGTTGGGGTAAGGAAGCCGAGGATCGGTTGTGACAACTCATATATCTGAAGCCCCATCAGACAGTGGACAGTGGGGTTCGAGTCGGATGGTTCTGGTGGGCGGCAACTGTGCCATTCGGCCTGGGGCGCGATTTACGTCGCGTCGACCAGGACTCAAGGCAAGCGATGCGAAATCATCACTCGGCACCATGTGAAAAACGGTTCGGATGGCTCTTGTCTGGCGAAGTCAGTCAACAAACCGTGAACCTACGTCACCCTCCACAGGCAGATTATCCTGGAACATCCTCGGTTGCAATGACCTCACGGCCCACCTGTGGGTACTACTGCAGACAAACAAGGAACCCCAGAGTGCCAGACCGATAGCCCCagcgagaaaagaaaaatggggAAACTACACAGTAACACTGCGTTTTCATCCGATTTGATCCGACATCTGATAGAATAGCAAAGCCCGCCCCCAATTTGGCCGTGGATCCCTCATGTCCATCTCGGACGGCGAAGAGCGAGGCCATCCCGGCGATCGACATTGATCTTTCCGGACACTGGACGTACAGAGCAACACACGTGTTGCATCGGAGGATAGACAACCGCTGTCTCAGAGAAATATTCTATGGAATCGGGAAACTTTCCTGACGGTTGACTCCCATTTGTCAACATCTGAGAAACGGTGAAGCCCGGGACGATCGGATGGGGAAACCCGCCGTGCCGCCCGAAACGGAAGGCACAAAAAGGAAGATCCTCACGATCCTGAAGATCATTGCGGGCTGATGACGGTATGGGGTTCAGAGAACCAGATTTTTTCGTCAGGGCAAGGTTGCGGGGCCTGGCTGATCGGAAGACCTTCCATGGTGACGAAAGATGTTCTTCTGCAGTTGCAGTCGAGATAGTTGATAGGCCGAACTAATGCAGAACCCCTTCGACGCTTCAAGACCCCGGCGAGCGAGGcgaaaaaaagagagaaccTTCCTTCTTAAGCCGAGCCCACATCCGACAAGCATCCACCCAAGATCTCAGCAAAAGCCGAGAAAAAGTCTATTCGGTCCCCGTTTGGATAGGGCTAAATGCCAAGTTATTGGTGTGGAAACTTAAACGGGTACGTGACACGTGCGGATGGCCCCGGGAGTTGCTTCACCCTCAGGCAACTCAGCCGAGTCCTTTGACAACAAAACCTTCCCTGTTCCCCCAAGCCGTGTGAAGATCATGCCCAGGCATCGTTCTCATTTTCTGGAGGACAATCCCACAAAAAAAAGTTCAAAAGAAggaaattttaaaaatttgtgaagaatttttttttctttcccgtGCCAACTTCCGACTTCCTGCATCTATTCTGCCATATGCTTCAACTAATCTATACAGGTTGTGACTCGTTAATCCAACTCTTAACCACTGGGTAAAAAGGACAATGCTCCAACGCAGGAGAAATAACTGCCAAAATATAAAACTCAAAACATAAAAGGATATCATTATTCACTCGTGGTCTCATGCACACGCAAGATCCACACTAACAGGGCAAATTATTGCAAAAGGTACATATACAGTGGTATCATCAAATCATCGAAACAAGCATCCAAGGCAATCACAGAAGTGAATGATACCTTGGCATCACCCCCGAGGGTGGACGCGGCCATGGGCGTTCGGGTCTGTCCTAAAGGATATCATCCAGACGCACGGCCGGGCGAGGTGTTTGTCGGTCAATCACCGACATAAAGCCGCATCTCTCGTGGCATTCACGACCATCAGTTGTGGTCAACACAGGGACAGCGAAGAGCTCGCGGCAACAATACCCAAGTAAGGTGTACTTGGGGCTTGGCAGAGCTGAAGATTGAAATAACGGCAGTCATGCCGAGATCAAGGAGCCCCGACCTTGGCTTGCTCATCCCAGCCCCACTCTCGCAACAATTGCTTTACGCGATAACCAGTGGCCCAGCCAAGATCAAACTCGATGCCGCGCAGCAGTTGCAAAACCATCTCACGTTCCCGAGGCTCGGTGAGACATTGACCGCTAACGAACAATGGCTGGAGAGAGTTGATCCGGACCGAGCCTTCCGGGTGAGCCATCGAGATACCTACAATTTCACGACTATGGAATCGGATCTCGCTCTCGATGGAACGATACGAATTGAGTCGGTTGGTGATCGTACTCCGTCTACTAGTTGACTCATGAGGTTTGTTGATCAGAAGTAAGATACGGGCCATGTGGTAATGCTGCATCGCGGACGAGCAGACGGGAATGCTGTACCAGATCTCTGACAAAGCACATCCGTCACCATCACCGTCGCCGTCTTTCTGCAAAGGGTGCTCCAGCCGCGCGCAGGGCCGGAAGGTATCAGGGAGACCGTTGTACCAAACATCTAGCTCAGTTTCCAGACGATACCACCGCTCGAGTAAAACCTGCTGCGAGATACCCAGAGGCCCGGTATTGACTGGACCGCTCCCCAACTGCAGATTGTCCCCCGAGCTGATGAAGTTGATGATCTTGGAAAGAATCCATATGAGACCGTTGCCGATGAGGTCTTCCTTCATGACGTCATCACCCTCAGGATAACCGGCGGCGTTTGAATTACTAGGGATTATGAAGCCCATGTTGTCTATCTGAAGACCGGCTTCCGTCCAGAGTACCAGGTCATCGGTATTCAGCCTGGTGTTACACTCATTGATGACTATAGGGCGCGTGTCAGAGCCTTGACGTCACCAAGACCGCTCGAAGGTCATTCGGGATACACTTACAGGCAGCCAGGTAATCTTGCCGGGCAAAGTTCCAAAAGGTGGCCCTTCGGGCCTTGGACAGACCGGGTCTCTTCAACGGCTGGGGCAGAGCTTCTCCGGGTGACGGGTGTTGCTCCAGTGGCATCATGCCAACCTCTGCCACATCCAACAAAGATTTAACCCCACTCAGGTGTCGATTCCACGCCGGGCCAGTGGCATCCAGGAATTCATATACAGACAAGATGGCCGTTGCCGCAAGGACTTCATCCGAGTGTACCCCATTCGAAAATCGACTCTCCGAGTAACGCCTTCGGCGCTTTCGCGGGTTATTGGGGTCATTATTCTCCGACAGTTCGGCCGCCTGCCACTGGCCAAATGCCTCGGGGGTGCTGAGCGGCGCGGGGCCTTTGTCCGGCTGTAACTCCTTCATCAGCAGCTGAATGGCTTTTTCATAATACTTTGCGCCATGCCAGATCCAGTCTACGTTCTTCGCATCCGGCCCTCGTCGCATCAGAGACTGTGTTGAGGCGAATTCACCGGTAGGGGGCCTCGCGCCTTTGACCCGGCCCAATTGCTTCGCGGCGTACGCACACGCAGCGTATCGCAGCAGGGGATTGGACCGTGCTTTGGCCGGCACGTACGATGCAAAATATGTCCCAAGGTCGAATAAGTCCATCCTATCACCACATATTAACGGCTTTTCACGAGATCACGCGAATCCACAGAACTTACCAGAGCCCTGGCGACTCGGAGAAGTGCCTCAATAGAAACATGATCTCACGGTCGGTCTCCGCCGGTACGTCCGGTTTAGATTCAGCAGGACCCGCACCTCGCGACGCTACCGATCTCGCGGTTAGTGACGAGCTTCTACGTGCCGTTGCATTCTGCAAACTAGGGTCCGTTTGCGGGGAAAGTGATTGAGAGGGATTTAGAAGGAAGTTGATATTATTATTGGTGCTGTTAGAGGGCGAAATCGAAACGGGTGGAGATGGTTGACCGGGTATCGGATTACATGTCGGGTTCGGCGAAGGGCCAGTCGTCACGGTCGTGGCTGGAACCGCATTAAACGCTACGCCACTGTCGGGGGTCGGTAAAGGTTGTTGGTCCATATTCAAAGAGGTATACGGTAGTTGATCGTGGATCGCTGCCGCTGATAGAGCTTTTAAACCCTGGGTCTCTCCATCCAAAGATATGGTTTGCTGAGCGTTCCAATCTCGGCTCTGTGCATTCGCGGCGAGGATAGCCGCCTCCGACTCTCCCAGGGCCGCTTCGAGGTCTTCCACATACGGATCCGAGTTGTCGACAAAGATAACTACCGAGGTAAGTCCATCAGCCAGACCGTCTCTCGCGAACATCACCGTGCGCGCATTATTGCAGGGCTATGCAAATCGCTTTCCCGGGGAGGTGTGCCCGTACCATGTTTTGGGATATCCAACCATACACTATCCTCATCAAAAGTGTTCTTATACGAATAGAAGCCTTTCAACGTGCCCCGCCCACCGGTAGGATCATCCGGGTCCTTATTCATCGAGGCATTTTGCTGATGGCGGAAAACGATCCCTTCGCTGGGGCGGCATTCTCTGCCGCCTTTGCGACACTGCGAACACTCGGGCTTTTGCTCATCACCTATCCATCACTTGGTCTTAGTCCTTCGCATTCCACTATCGTAACCGCTGGGAAAGACAGCGCGAACAACGTACACTTGAGTTTTCGAGTACGACACGTCAAACTGCATGACACGGGTAGACAAGTTAGTCACTGCTCACGACGAACCGCCGAAAGATgtcgaagaaaaggaaataattTCTTTGCGTAGACATAGTGAATGTGTAGACAGATATTGTATTGgtataatctatatctttctttttttttcccttttttttgtttctttgttaATTATAGACAGAAAGTTGGGGCCACGTACCAGCCTGTGCGGGATCGCATACCGGATGGTAACGTCGACGGTGAAGGTGCAGCATCCGAATAGCGGGTGTGGACCAACAATATAACCGGGGAAAGAATAGCTTTGATACCGTCGAAGGAGATTCACTAGTCCCAAACCGTACTCGCTGAGCAGATACTAAATTCGGAAAGGGGATGTCACGAAGGGCTGGAACTTGGAAGGGGATATGAAAGGGGGAGTTCAGGCGAGGgaagtgaagagaaggaacggAAAGAATGTTTCGTAGGTAATTGACGACCGGCAATAATGGATGCGTTCCGTCCTAGGTGAACCTTCGCCCAGGAAAGGAGATCCATTCCGTaattttttccttttcccccaTTTGCGACTTGGCGACAAGCGAAGCGGAAAAAggcaggaaaaagaaaaaaaaaaaaaaaaaggaaaaaagaaagaaaatggacaAAAGAGAAAGCGGGGAGTGGAAACGAGCCACCCAAATGGGGACTCACTAGGCAGGAAACAGTCTAGACCGGATCCTCATCGGCGATTCACATTGGCAGGGAGGCCGGAGTTTGTATTCCTCCGGCGTTGGTGGTGTGGTCGCTGCGGCCTTGCGGGGGAGCGAAGTTGAGGGGGAAAATGTAGGAGTTGGGGTTCTTTTGGAGCTGGGGATGAGCTGAACCTTACCATACCCAGTACGGTACAGACCTAGTACGTCGCCTGTACGGTCCATTCGATCCATCCCATGATATACCTTATTGGATACATCTAATATTGACTCGATCGGCAATCTTCTCTCTCGTTTCCTTCGAGATTGACAGTCGATGAAAAATTCAATTCTAAAACCCAAAGCTCCCCACGCACCCTCTCCACCGCTGCCGTAATTTCCCTTCAATCTTGTTCCATTTTGGCATGTTCCCTTCCCAGCGATCATTCCATAGTGGATCAGTCCCGAGTAATTTCTCACTGGTTTAGCCGCCAACCCCGTCCACTGACAAGCGCGAATGACGCCCCAAACGATGCCACGATACCCTAACCACGGATACATAGTCCAGACGGTCGCTTCCGTTTCTTTAGTTCCTCGTTACTCTGTACTAGTAAAACAGTCGCCAACACCCCGCCTGTCTCATTCGATCCTGTATGCACCATGACCTCACGATCAGCGTGTTCACACGATGCCATGGTGGATTGACCATCAAAAGTAAGATCATCGACCAATGTCATTGGTACAACATGAGGACTGTGTGTCGCTTCAACCGTTCTTCCGCCAATCTCATCCCACGCTAGATCCAACAACCCGAGCGCGGCTCCACTTTTTTTACTTAGTACTATCTCCTGCTGTCTCGGAGAAAAACAGCGAACCCAGCCAGTGGCCAAAGTAGATCCTATTTGCAGAAAACGAGCATGATTGTCATTACCGCGATCTCGCGCGGGAGCTATGTACATCGCCTCCTGGTGTCAGGGAAAGACTATGGTAcaaacatcaacaacaaggGGGTTCATGAAAAGAAACGACGCGGCCGACCAAGGTTTATATAGACAAGTCCAGGTCGGGTCAAAGGTAGAGATCAAACACGCGAGGATGTCGAAGCACCTCGAGGCAAAAGAAGTGAACAGCGCATCGTCCGGGATAACCCGGAGAGGTAAAACTAGAATAGTAGAGATGCAAAACGTAAAACAGGATTAAATTACGGGTATAAGACGGTTTTCTGCCCAAGAACGCCGGTCTGAGTGGTCAAAAAGAAGTCCAATTTAGATGCGATGCGATGGACGGATCGGCACTCAGGCGTTCAGATCGCCGGCGTGCCCGGGTTCGGTGATTTCAGAGTGCTGAACAGGTACTCCGGAGGCAGCCGCCGCATGCTCGAAGGCCGATCGGTCCCGTACGCCTGCGGTCCCGGCATGTAGCCCTGACGACGCCGCTGGATCTTATTGAAGATAACCCCGGCGATGACAATCAAGAACACAGCGCCAAGTGCACAGCAGAATGAGATTAAGACAACAATCCCGTTGGAGTGGTGGTTCCCAACTGCACAGGTTAGTAATCGAAAGCACATAATTGTCTAGAtgagacagaaaaggaaaagcttACCTTCGCTACTGTAGGGATTATCGTTCTCGTAAAATAGTTGAGCCATGCTGCCTGGTTGGCCATCTGCATTCGAGCTAAGCATAAATGGGGTCAACTCGGTTCCGTTGAAGAGCGCTGCGGACGCATTCCCAAAGTCAGGGATCACTAATTGGCCAGTGACTAGAAGAACTTGGTCGTTATGTAGAACGTCGACCCCAGAATGATCTTTCGTGAGGGATAGTACTTCAAGGTTCCGAATCGTGGTACCCTGGTCAAAGAGATCGCCAGGATATTGAAATTTTGATCCGTCATAGTTGGCAAGGTAACTGGAGCCGTTCTTCGAAACCCCTGCCAGCCAGAATGTGGACACGTCCACGCTAGCAGGAGTGAAAGCAGTCACGGTTCCCGGGAGATCAGATGCAGAGGTCCAGGATTCCCAAGTCTGCTGCTTTGGGGTGTACGTTGCGATCGCAGAACTATTCCCGTCGACGGTGAGGTTGCCGATTGCCAACAGTTTCTTATTGGAGATCCACTTTAGTGCCAACACCTTACCAGATAGTATACCAGGTCTGTTCCACTGTTGGTCGGCAGCGTCCCAAAAACAGACCCCCGGGCAAGGAAGGGCTCCAGCCTTCTCGAACTGGCCCCCGAAATAGATCTCGTCAGAGTCAGGACGAGCAGCGATTGAATTGACGGTGGCTGCATCGCCTGTGAATCGTGGAGGCTGTTTCCGAGCGATGGTCCCATTTTCAAGGTCATATACGACAAACCCATTCAGGATATAGTCTTCGAAAGTGCCAGAGACATTTCCGCCCGCGTACAGTTTGTCCTTCCAGGCAGTCAGAGCCAAGAACGTCGAGTTGTTGTCAATATCAGTGCCCAGACCCTTGACGGTACCCGCCTTGCCGTCAAGCAGGGCAAGATTCTTCACAGAAGATCCGTCAGTGCCCGTAGTTGTAAAGTGACCTCCTACAATGGTGAGGTTGCGGTTGGACTTCGTTTCATAAATCCCAGTGTAAGTTTCTCCAGTGAAATTGGCGTTCGCGAACAGCGGCTTGATGCTCAGCGGACCCTCATGGAGGAGAGCCGCAGCACCAGCTGCGGCAATCCCTGCGGATGAGAGAGTCCCAGCAATGACAGTAGTGTTATCAACCTTGGTGCAAGCTGACAACTGCCCTGCGAAGGCCATCTGGGTGACGTTCAGATTCTGTAGCCAATTCTTCTTTGACGGAACCCATATCGCGAAGCCGGTAACGTTAACCAAGGTATTGTCGTCGAAGGCGAGCAACTGATCGAAATCGCCGGTCACGCCGATGGTCGTCTCGTTGATTTCCGTGGAGACGTTGAGCGTAAGTGAGGTGACCTTGTGGACAGGCCCATTGACACCGCCACCCAGCGCTGTCCAAGCTTTAGAGCCGAAAGAATAAGCTGCGACATGTTTCAAATCGCTATTGCTACGGTCAGAAGTATCGGTGAAGTTGCCACCAACATACAGAATATCATCCAATACCGTCATCGACGACACTTCCGAGTTCAACCCACCTTGCTGCAAGCCCGTCGCGTTTGTCTCGCCCTTCAGGGACAGGATGTTTTTGAACCCCGAGCTCGAGAAGTTTCCACCAGCATACATCACGCCGTCATGGATAGCTAAGCTTCGTATGGTGGCATCCTCGTCCAATTGAAGCCCAGCTCGGTTAACCGCAGACTCGGTAAAATTGGAGCTGGTAGTTTTCGCAGAGGGGTCAAAGTCATACAGGCCGTTCAACTCCCCATCTAGCCCTTCCGATGCCCGGATAAGCGCAAACTTGACTCTAGAGGCGACAATGGTTACATCACCCTGGCCTGCTACCGGAGTTAAGGTTACGCTGGGCCGGAAAGAGCCATCACTGGAATCCACATGACCGGTGTAGAGGGTGTCATACTTGTCGTTCAAGTTTGTCTGATGGATCGTCATTTGGATAGGCTCTGCCGATTTGCTGTTACTTTTGAGGGTGGCAGTTACGTTGACCACACCACGCGAGCCACAAGTGCCGTCCTGTGTGCATCCGGGGGTGTAAACAACAACGGAATAGTTTCCTGACTGTTTGACGTCCGGCTCAAAGACAACAGAAGTATCGGATGCAGTAGAGTCGTTGATATTCGCTGTCAGATAGTCGGATTGGCTCTGACCCGATTCAGTTGTAGTCCAAGACCCTGTCTGGGTCGCCTTAGATGGGTATTTGAGGTCAGCACATGTAGGTTCGTTGAAATCATTGATCGCATAGGCGAAAATATCTTGATGAATTGTTAGCAGTCAGGAACTTCAACTGGACCAAGTACGATCAATCAACGTACCGTTCTGCACGAGCTGTATTCCATTGAGACCAGCGCCATCTCCATACCAGGAATGGACTTCTAACTGGAATCCCTTCATGCCAACACTGTTCACGAATTCGAATTCTCGATATTTCTCGTCTGTGCTGTTAGAGAGCGAGCAGTCCTGGTCGCAGTAGACATCTTTCGCAGTATCTGGGTCGGTATAGGTCAGGTTCATAATGCCATTATCCGGTAGCCGTCTCAGCAAAAAGGTCTTGGTGCCTCTCCCCTCGAAGTGGGTGTTGTATATACGGATCTTTGTCGGGTTGTATCCGAATCGCATGTCGGCACGCCAGAAACCGGGGGAGTTGTCCTCCAACAGCCATGTTTTTCCTTCGCCATCTTCCCCGCTTGTCTGGCAGATGATGTTTCGAG
This Aspergillus flavus chromosome 1, complete sequence DNA region includes the following protein-coding sequences:
- a CDS encoding Zn(II)2Cys6 transcription factor, with product MRSRTGCLTCRTRKLKCDEQKPECSQCRKGGRECRPSEGIVFRHQQNASMNKDPDDPTGGRGTLKGFYSYKNTFDEDSVWLDIPKHVIFVDNSDPYVEDLEAALGESEAAILAANAQSRDWNAQQTISLDGETQGLKALSAAAIHDQLPYTSLNMDQQPLPTPDSGVAFNAVPATTVTTGPSPNPTCNPIPGQPSPPVSISPSNSTNNNINFLLNPSQSLSPQTDPSLQNATARRSSSLTARSVASRGAGPAESKPDVPAETDREIMFLLRHFSESPGLWMDLFDLGTYFASYVPAKARSNPLLRYAACAYAAKQLGRVKGARPPTGEFASTQSLMRRGPDAKNVDWIWHGAKYYEKAIQLLMKELQPDKGPAPLSTPEAFGQWQAAELSENNDPNNPRKRRRRYSESRFSNGVHSDEVLAATAILSVYEFLDATGPAWNRHLSGVKSLLDVAEVGMMPLEQHPSPGEALPQPLKRPGLSKARRATFWNFARQDYLAAFINECNTRLNTDDLVLWTEAGLQIDNMGFIIPSNSNAAGYPEGDDVMKEDLIGNGLIWILSKIINFISSGDNLQLGSGPVNTGPLGISQQVLLERWYRLETELDVWYNGLPDTFRPCARLEHPLQKDGDGDGDGCALSEIWYSIPVCSSAMQHYHMARILLLINKPHESTSRRSTITNRLNSYRSIESEIRFHSREIVGISMAHPEGSVRINSLQPLFVSGQCLTEPREREMVLQLLRGIEFDLGWATGYRVKQLLREWGWDEQAKVGAP
- a CDS encoding uncharacterized protein (expressed protein), whose protein sequence is MYPWLGYRGIVWGVIRACQWTGLAAKPVRNYSGLIHYGMIAGKGTCQNGTRLKGNYGSGGEGAWGALGFRIEFFIDCQSRRKRERRLPIESILDVSNKVYHGMDRMDRTGDVLGLYRTGYGKVQLIPSSKRTPTPTFSPSTSLPRKAAATTPPTPEEYKLRPPCQCESPMRIRSRLFPA
- a CDS encoding cellular morphogenesis protein; translation: MRNPSLFRPATAGLSTALYLGSLLQLSPASGLSFTPVAQPDLELSPLGRVALTGDFDAVSFYSYKEQSETASVNNGSQSILTPLPDGILTTLSTSDAYIRSMCPFTQKDGTYAGIFVGGNFTSLGGVETQGAALFDPETKKVTALPGLSGSVSAVLCDKDTNSVYVGGDFKYENTSNAVAWVGNEGWKSLVFGGFNGPVTSILKSDDHIIFGGSFDGIGNSTSSKKNQQIINLQNATISSDAVSSRSGYSDPRNIICQTSGEDGEGKTWLLEDNSPGFWRADMRFGYNPTKIRIYNTHFEGRGTKTFLLRRLPDNGIMNLTYTDPDTAKDVYCDQDCSLSNSTDEKYREFEFVNSVGMKGFQLEVHSWYGDGAGLNGIQLVQNDIFAYAINDFNEPTCADLKYPSKATQTGSWTTTESGQSQSDYLTANINDSTASDTSVVFEPDVKQSGNYSVVVYTPGCTQDGTCGSRGVVNVTATLKSNSKSAEPIQMTIHQTNLNDKYDTLYTGHVDSSDGSFRPSVTLTPVAGQGDVTIVASRVKFALIRASEGLDGELNGLYDFDPSAKTTSSNFTESAVNRAGLQLDEDATIRSLAIHDGVMYAGGNFSSSGFKNILSLKGETNATGLQQGGLNSEVSSMTVLDDILYVGGNFTDTSDRSNSDLKHVAAYSFGSKAWTALGGGVNGPVHKVTSLTLNVSTEINETTIGVTGDFDQLLAFDDNTLVNVTGFAIWVPSKKNWLQNLNVTQMAFAGQLSACTKVDNTTVIAGTLSSAGIAAAGAAALLHEGPLSIKPLFANANFTGETYTGIYETKSNRNLTIVGGHFTTTGTDGSSVKNLALLDGKAGTVKGLGTDIDNNSTFLALTAWKDKLYAGGNVSGTFEDYILNGFVVYDLENGTIARKQPPRFTGDAATVNSIAARPDSDEIYFGGQFEKAGALPCPGVCFWDAADQQWNRPGILSGKVLALKWISNKKLLAIGNLTVDGNSSAIATYTPKQQTWESWTSASDLPGTVTAFTPASVDVSTFWLAGVSKNGSSYLANYDGSKFQYPGDLFDQGTTIRNLEVLSLTKDHSGVDVLHNDQVLLVTGQLVIPDFGNASAALFNGTELTPFMLSSNADGQPGSMAQLFYENDNPYSSEVGNHHSNGIVVLISFCCALGAVFLIVIAGVIFNKIQRRRQGYMPGPQAYGTDRPSSMRRLPPEYLFSTLKSPNPGTPAI